The Posidoniimonas polymericola genome segment CGGGGGGCGTGCCGAGGATGTTCCTGGGGTGGAAGATCGTCTCGGTGCTGACAATGACCTGCGGCACCGTGTTCCTGATGTGGCTCGGCGAGCAGATCGACGAGTACGGCATCGGCAACGGGATCAGCCTGCTGATCATGGCGGGCATCCTGGCCTCGATGCCGGCGGCCGGCCTGCAGCTGATCGACATGTCCACCCTGACGCTCGGCGCCCAGGGCGGCAAGCTCGACCCGCCGAAGCTCATCCTGCTAGCGGCGATGTTTATCGGGGTGGTGGTGGGCGTGGTGTTTATCACGCTCGGCCAGCGGCGGATCGCGATGCAGAGCGCCAAGCACATGCGGGGACGCCGCATGACCGCGGGCGGCCGCTCGTACCTGCCGCTGAAGGTCAACCAGGCCGGCGTGATGCCGATCATCTTCGCGAGCAGCCTGATGATGTTCCCGCTGATCATCTTCGGCGACTCAGGACTGGGCCGGCTGGCGCAGAGCTGGGACCCCGGTTTCTTCAAGTCGTTGTTCACCGGCATCTCGGCCGCGTTCAGCCGAGAGTCGTTCTTCTACAACGTCTGCTTCCTGCTGATGATCTACTTCTTCTGCTTCTTCTGGACCGCCATCACCTTCAACCCGAAGGACATGGCCGACAACCTAAAGAACTACGGCTCGTTCATCCCGGGGTACCGCCCCGGCAAGCGGACGGCCGATTACCTGGAGAAGGTGATGTTCCGCATCACCTACGTGGGGGCCGGGTTCCTGGCGTTGATCGCCATCATCCCAACCCTGATCGTCATGTGGCTCGGCATCCCGTGGGGGGTCGCGATGTTCTACGGTGGCACCAGCCTGCTGATCGCCGTGAGCGTGGCGTTCGACCTGGTGCAGAAGATCGACAGCCACCTGGTGATGCGAAACTACAAGGGCCTGCTGGAGTAGGATCGGGCGAGGGGCCCCAGGCCGCGCCGCGGGCTCGCGTTTGTCTGCTGGTTCGCTGCCGTTAGAACCGCGAAGACTCGGGCGCCGCTGATGAGAATCGTCTTGATAGGACCGCCCGGCGCCGGCAAGGGGACCCAGTCCCTCAGCTTGGCAGAGAAGCTGGGGATCAAGCACCTCTCGACCGGCGATGTGCTCCGCGAGGCCCGCGAGCTCGGGACCCCCCTCGGCCGGCAGGCCGGCGGGTTCCTGGACCAGGGACAGCTGGTGCCGGACGATGTCGTGGTGCAGCTGGTGGCCGAGCGGCTGAACGGGCCGGACTGCGAGCAGGGGTACCTGTTTGACGGGTTCCCCCGCACGCTGCCCCAGGCCGAGGCGCTCGACAAGCTCCTGCAGGAGCACGGCGGCAAGCCGCTGAACCTGGCGGTGGAGTTCGTCATCCCTGAGGAAGAACTGATGAACCGGCTGTGGAAACGCGGCCGTTCTGACGACAAGGAAGAAACCGTCCGCGAGCGGCTCCGGATCTACGCCGATCTGACCAAGCCACTCGCGGCGTACTACGAGCAGCGGGGCGTGCTGCGACGCATTGATGCGGTCGGCGCCCTGGAGGAGGTCTTTGCTCGGTTGTGGGACGCGGTAGAGAGCGTCCGTCCGCAAACCCCGTAGCTGCCGAACAACCGCTCGCCGCCCGGCCGAGCCTCACGAAGACCGTCCCCCTGCCACCGGCCCAGCCATGATCCAGCTCAAAAGCGACCGAGAAATCGCCAAGATGCGGCTGGCGGGCCTGGCGGTCTGGCGGGCGCACCAGATCGCCGCGGAGATGATGCAGCCGGGGGCGACCACCCGCGAGATCGACGCGGCGCTCGACGACTACTTCGCCAAGATCGGCGCGACGCCGCTGTTCAAGAACTACCCGCACCACGAAAAGGGCAAGCCCGCCTTCCCGGCCGTGACCTGCATGTCACGCAACGAGGTCGTGGTGCACGGCATCCCGGACGACGTGCCGCTGGCCGAGGGGGACATCCTCTCGATTGACACCGGCGTGCGGCTCGGTGGTTGGTGCGGCGACGCCGCGGTAACCCACGCGATCGGAGAAATCGACCCCGTAACCCAACGGCTGCTGGACGTCACCCAGGGCGCCCTGCAGCTGGCGTTTGACCTGCTGCACACCAAGGACCGCTGGAGCCAGATCGCCGACGAGATGGCCCGGTACGTCAAGGACCACGGCTTTGCGACCGTCGAGGACTTCGTCGGGCACGGCATCGGCCGCAAGATGCACGAGGACCCCCAGGTCCCCAACTTCGTCAGCCGTTCGCTCCGTGGCCGGGCCGACTTTTTCATCGAGCCGGGCCTGGTGCTGGCGATCGAGCCGATGGTAAACGTCGGCACCGCCAAGGTGCGGCTGCTGCGGGACGCCTGGACGCAGGTCACCAAGGACGGCAAGCCGAGCGCCCACTTCGAACACACGATTGCGATAACCAAGGACGGCCCGGTCCGATTGACCGTGGCCCCCTCAGCGGACGAGGAAGCGTTGATGGAGGACTTGATGGCGGTCTCCAGCCCCGGGCTGGAGCGGCTGATCGAGTGGTAAACCGACCCAATCGCCCCATTTTGCCTGCTATTGCGAGATTGGGGCCCCGTTCTCTGGAGATTTCTCCTTGACGGGCTTGCTAGGTTTCGAACTTCAATGGTATCATCACCGGTTTTCCAGGTCTCCCGAGACCTGTACCGGTCAGGTTCTGCCCAAGCCCAGCAGCCACCGAACAATCGGGCCGCCGGGAGTAGTAGGCAGAATCAGCGGCAAGACGACTGGCTCCGCGGATCGGCGTTCACTGAATGCCTGGTTCGCCAGTGAGCCGCGTTTTCGAGCGGTTTAAGTTTCTCAGTTAATCAGGAAGCGGTCGGATGAAGGTTCGCGCGAGCGTCAAACGTATCTGCGACAAGTGCAAGGTGGTCCGCCGCAAAGGGGTGGTCCGCGTTGTGTGTGACAACCCGCGCCACAAGCAGCGGCAGG includes the following:
- the secY gene encoding preprotein translocase subunit SecY, translating into MLEKLRVVFQIPELRRKIALTLLMLAIYRVGFQVSLPVIDLEQVKINQSQGGGINDILQQVAVLSASNLTTVTIFGLGIMPYISASIIFQLLGSVIPKLEQLQKEGEAGRKKINEYTRYATVVLCLIQSWFYVTQFAEGQGLVAPEFAYDAGGVPRMFLGWKIVSVLTMTCGTVFLMWLGEQIDEYGIGNGISLLIMAGILASMPAAGLQLIDMSTLTLGAQGGKLDPPKLILLAAMFIGVVVGVVFITLGQRRIAMQSAKHMRGRRMTAGGRSYLPLKVNQAGVMPIIFASSLMMFPLIIFGDSGLGRLAQSWDPGFFKSLFTGISAAFSRESFFYNVCFLLMIYFFCFFWTAITFNPKDMADNLKNYGSFIPGYRPGKRTADYLEKVMFRITYVGAGFLALIAIIPTLIVMWLGIPWGVAMFYGGTSLLIAVSVAFDLVQKIDSHLVMRNYKGLLE
- a CDS encoding adenylate kinase; translation: MRIVLIGPPGAGKGTQSLSLAEKLGIKHLSTGDVLREARELGTPLGRQAGGFLDQGQLVPDDVVVQLVAERLNGPDCEQGYLFDGFPRTLPQAEALDKLLQEHGGKPLNLAVEFVIPEEELMNRLWKRGRSDDKEETVRERLRIYADLTKPLAAYYEQRGVLRRIDAVGALEEVFARLWDAVESVRPQTP
- the map gene encoding type I methionyl aminopeptidase gives rise to the protein MIQLKSDREIAKMRLAGLAVWRAHQIAAEMMQPGATTREIDAALDDYFAKIGATPLFKNYPHHEKGKPAFPAVTCMSRNEVVVHGIPDDVPLAEGDILSIDTGVRLGGWCGDAAVTHAIGEIDPVTQRLLDVTQGALQLAFDLLHTKDRWSQIADEMARYVKDHGFATVEDFVGHGIGRKMHEDPQVPNFVSRSLRGRADFFIEPGLVLAIEPMVNVGTAKVRLLRDAWTQVTKDGKPSAHFEHTIAITKDGPVRLTVAPSADEEALMEDLMAVSSPGLERLIEW
- the rpmJ gene encoding 50S ribosomal protein L36, translating into MKVRASVKRICDKCKVVRRKGVVRVVCDNPRHKQRQG